In Musa acuminata AAA Group cultivar baxijiao unplaced genomic scaffold, Cavendish_Baxijiao_AAA HiC_scaffold_1154, whole genome shotgun sequence, one DNA window encodes the following:
- the LOC135671745 gene encoding uncharacterized protein LOC135671745 — protein MEIFLQIKERGLLKAPVPMKNPRELADQSKHWRFHRQNRHDTEDCHELKLQIEELVRGGHLSRYVRHNGEPSPLPEGPVERQIDVITGGLVAGGTNMSGRKVAFPPEDVKSPEHDDVLLIMAQITNAHVRRIMIDTGSSTDVLYLDAYQKLGLTKESLKPICSVLMGFTGDSVSPLGTVIFPLTLGAPPRTKTVMSTFLVVYLPAA, from the exons ATGGAGATATTTCTCCAGATAAAGGAGAGAGGGTTGCTCAAGGCTCCTGTTCCGATGAAAAACCCGCGAGAGCTCGCCGACCAGTCCAAGCATTGGCGCTTTCATAGGCAAAACAGACACGACACCGAAGACTGCCACGAACTGAAACTGCAGATCGAGGAGCTTGTCCGCGGGGGTCACCTCAGTCGGTACGTCCGACATAACGGGGAGCCCTCGCCTCTCCCAGAGGGCCCCGTGGAGCGCCAGATCGATGTCATCACTGGAGGACTGGTGGCTGGGGGAACCAATATGTCCGGGAGAAAG GTCGCATTCCCTCCCGAGGACGTCAAGTCACCGGAGCACGATGACGTGCTTTTGATAATGGCTCAAATCACTAATGCCCATGTGAGGAGAATCATGATCGACACCGGGAGCTCAACCGACGTGCTCTATCTGGATGCCTACCAGAAGTTGGGGTTAACCAAAGAATCCCTGAAGCCTATCTGCTCGGTGCTCATGGGGTTCACCGGCGATTCGGTCTCACCATTGGGGACTGTTATCTTTCCCCTCACCTTGGGAGCGCCACCCAGAACAAAGACGGTGATGTCCACCTTCTTGGTGGTATATCTTCCTGCTGCTTAA
- the LOC135671746 gene encoding uncharacterized protein LOC135671746 encodes MAQSAWVDELPSILWSLRTTPKAAIGESPYSLSFGTEAVLPPEMVFPTPRTAGYDERVSTPGLRADLNLLEARRANAHLKDLSYKRAVARIYNRKVRPRPIKLGDLVLRRAEVSDPTRARGKLAPNCEGPYRVIEVVRVGTY; translated from the coding sequence ATGGCCCAATCAGcttgggtggacgagctccccAGTATCCTGTGGTCCTTGCGGACCACCCCCAAGGCCGCGATCGGAGAATCCCCTTACAGCCTCTCATTTGGGACCGAGGCTGTCTTGCCTCCCGAAATGGTTTTCCCTACCCCGAGGACGGCAGGATATGACGAACGAGTATCGACCCCGGGGCTGCGAGCCGATCTCAATCTGCTCGAGGCGCGGCGCGCTAATGCGCACCTGAAAGACCTCTCCTATAAAAGGGCCGTCGCTAGAATCTATAACCGCAAGGTGCGGCCTCGGCCAATTAAGCTGGGTGACTTGGTCTTACGCAGGGCCGAGgttagcgacccgacccgagcacgTGGGAAGTTAGCTCCCAATTGCGAAGGCCCTTATCGGGTGATCGAAGTGGTTAGGGTCGGTACGTACTGA